In Candidatus Acidiferrales bacterium, the following proteins share a genomic window:
- a CDS encoding Trm112 family protein, whose amino-acid sequence MAISKELLEILVCPLCKTPVKLTPDSQGLKCSTCHRVYPIKDDIPVMLVDEAKIESA is encoded by the coding sequence ATGGCAATCAGCAAAGAGCTGTTGGAAATCCTGGTCTGCCCGCTCTGCAAGACTCCCGTGAAGCTAACGCCCGACAGCCAGGGGCTCAAATGCAGTACCTGCCACCGCGTCTATCCGATTAAAGACGATATTCCGGTGATGCTGGTGGACGAAGCCAAGATCGAGTCCGCCTGA